One genomic segment of Coffea arabica cultivar ET-39 chromosome 6e, Coffea Arabica ET-39 HiFi, whole genome shotgun sequence includes these proteins:
- the LOC140009851 gene encoding uncharacterized protein, with product MEILMLRADVQEDPEATMARFLNGLRPDIAERVELQHYMELHELVDKAIKVEQRIKRRGRGHIASQCPNQRTMIMMQNGEIMSEDETEYEGMPSLEGDSDGGSPNEEEFSAPEGHFGTALVARRALTARVKEDEVQRENIFYTRCFVNQALCSVIIDSGCCTSVASSLMVDNLNLPRRDHPRPYKLQWLNNSGEVRVTKQVLMSFQIHKYSDDGLCDIVPMQASHIILGRPWQFDKQEYEKYCAKKKENVSIEAKRERKKAIDSLEYADIFPENVPSGLPPFRGIEHQINFIPGASLPNRPAYKSNLEETKELQRQVNELLGKGWACESLTPCAVPVILVPKKDGTWRMCTDCRAVNAITVKFRHPIARLDDMLDELYGAVFFTKIDLKSIGVGAVLNQGGKPIAYFSEKLNGAALNYSTYDKELYALIRALQVWQHYLKSKEFVIHTDHESFKYLKAQHNLSKKHARWIAFVKSFPYVIKYKAGTLLLAAHEERCCTGDGALLSVSKYGYDSIYVVVDKFSKMVHFIACHKTDDASHIATLFFKEIVRLHGVPRTIVSARDVKFLSYFWKTLWSKLGTKLLFSTASHPQTNGQTEVVNRTLGILLHAIIKKNLKSWEECLPHVEFAYNRVVHSTTGFSPFECVYGFNPLTPLDLVPLPSNVRAHLHGKKRANFVKQLHEKVRANIERRTAQYVKQANKGRHQLIFEPGD from the exons ATGGAGATCCTGATGCTCAGAGCGGATGTACAAGAGGATCCCGAGGCCACCATGGCTAGATTCTTGAACGGGTTAAGACCCGATATTGCTGAACGAGTGGAACTTCAACACTATATGGAGTTGCATGAGCTTGTAGACAAGGCCATTAAGGTTGAGCAAAGgatcaagaggaggg gtagAGGCCATATTGCTAGTCAATGTCCCAATCAAAGAACTATGATTATGATGCAAAATGGCGAGATCATGAGTGAGGATGAAACCGAGTACGAAGGCATGCCATCTCTTGAAGGAGATAGTGATGGTGGGTCACCAAATGAAGAGGAGTTTAGTGCACCCGAGGGTCATTTTGGGACTGCATTGGTTGCAAGGAGAGCATTAACTGCACGTGTCAAGGAGGACGAGGTTCAACGGGAGAACATCTTTTATACCAGGTGCTTCGTCAACCAAGCACTTTGTAGTGTGATTATTGATAGTGGGTGCTGCACAAGTGTAGCTAGTTCACTCATGGTGGACAACTTGAACCTGCCTAGAAGGGATCACCCGCGACCCTATAAACTCCAATGGCTCAACAATTCTGGGGAGGTTCGAGTAACCAAACAGGTTCTTATGTCCTTCCAAATTCATAAATATTCTGATGATGGGTTATGTGATATAGTTCCTATGCAGGCTAGTCACATTATACTAGGTAGGCCGTGGCAGTTTGACAAGCAG GAGTATGAGAAGTATTgtgcaaaaaagaaagaaaatgtgaGCATCGAagcaaaaagagagaggaaaaaggcTATAGATAGCTTG gaatatgCTGATATCTTCCCCGAGAACGTACCAAGTGGATTGCCACCGTTTAGAGGCATTGAGCATCAAATTAATTTCATCCCTGGAGCTTCATTGCCAAATCGACCGGCTTACAAGAGCAACCTAGAAGAGACCAAGGAGTTGCAAAGACAGGTGAATGAGTTGCTTGGCAAAGGATGGGCATGTGAGAGTTTAACCCCGTGTGCTGTTCCAGTTATTTTAGTACCCAAGAAAGATGGTAcgtggagaatgtgcaccgaTTGTAGAGCTGTAAATGCCATTACGGTAAAGTTTCGCCACCCTATAGCTCGcttagatgatatgcttgatgagttATATGGGGCTGTGTTCTTTACCAAAATTGATCTCAAAA GTATTGGAGTTGGAGCTGTATTGAACCAAGGTGGAAAGCCTattgcctactttagtgagaaactcaaTGGGGCTGCACTGAATTACTCAACTTATGATAAAGAGTTGTACGCCCTCATTCGAGCACTACAAGTGTGGCAGCATTACTTAAAGTCTAAGgaattcgtgatacacactgatcatgaGTCCTTTAAGTACCTTAAGGCCCAACACAACTTGAGCAAGAAGCATGCACGGTGGATTGCATTCGTGAAGTCCTTTCCATACGTTATTAAGTACAAGGCTG GAACACTTCTACTGGCCGCACATGAGGAGAGATGTTGCACGGGTGATGGAGCGCTGCTTAGCGT ATCCAAGTATGGCTATGACTCCATCTATGTGGTAGTCGATAAATTCTCTAAGATGGTACATTTCATTGCTTGTCATAAAACGGATGATGCATCTCACATTGCCACCTTGTTCTTTAAAGAGATTGTGAGATTGCATGGCGTACCTAGAACCATTGTATCTGCTAGAGATGTCAAATTCCTGAGCTATTTTTGGAAGACACTATGGTCTAAGCTAGGCACCAAGTTGCTTTTCTCTACTGCTAGTCACCCCCAAACTAATGGTCAAACTGAGGTAGTGAATCGTACATTAGGTATCTTGTTGCATGCCATCATCAAAAAGAACTTGAAATcctgggaagagtgtttacctcatgttgagtttgcttaTAATAGAGTTGTCCATTCTACTACTGGTTTCTCTCCATTTGAATGTGTTTATGGTTTTAATCCGCTAACACCTCTGGATCTAGTGCCATTACCTAGTAATGTGCGCGCACATTTGCATGGTAAGAAACGTGCAAATTTTGTTAAGCAACTTCATGAGAAAGTCAGGGCCAACATTGAGAGGAGAACTGCTCAATATGTCAAGCAAGCTAACAAGGGTCGCCATCAGTTGATTTTCGAACCCGGCGATTGA